From the Gemmatimonadaceae bacterium genome, the window GCGGCGGTTGCAGGACCGATTCGAGCAGGTCATTCTCATCACGCATATCGAATCGGTGCGTGAGGGGCTCGACCGCGTCATCACTATTCGCTATGACGAAGAATCTGGCGCCTCGCGCGCGGAGCACGAGCCCGCGTTAGGCGCGGTCGCCGTCGACGATTCGGCGCAGCTCACCATCGGAGCCGCCGACTGATGGTCGCGACTCGCACCTGGCGTCCCTCGCACTCCGTCGACGGCCCCTTCCGGGCACGGCTCGACGACATCGCCGACCTGAATCAGGTCTTCAGCGATGCGTTCACCGAGCGGTATCGTCGCGACGGCATGGTCGGCGTCCGCGTGCCGTATCTCAATCCCGCCGTGTGGCGCTACGCGATCGCAGACGCGGACGCGGGCGCGATGCTCTGGCGTGATGACCGCGGCCACATCGCTGCGTTCAACATGATCCATCGCTCCGGAACGGAAGGATGGATGGGCCCACTCGCCGTGCGTACGGAGTACCAGGGCACGGGACTCGGCAAGGAGATCGTGTCGCGCGGGATCGAGTGGCTAAAGCAGAGCAGCGCGAGGGTGATCGGTCTCGAAACCATGCCGCGGACGATGGACAACATCGGCTTCTACTCGCGGCTCGGCTTCGTACCTGGCCATCTGACATTGACGACGACGTTGGACGCGGCGCTTTCCGATCGGCCGGCGCTCCTCCTCGCACGTCGCTCGGCCCAGGAAAAAGAGGCGACCATCGCCGAGTGCAAGTCGCTGCTCGAGCGGCTGGCGCCGGGGTACGATTACACCAGGGAGATCCAGCTGACGGACGAATTGTCGTTAGGCGATACCGTCATTCTCCGTGGCTCCGACGGCTCCCTCGAGGGTTTCGCGCTCGCGCACACGGTACCGCTCGTGGAGGGACGAGCGCGCGAAGAGCTACGCGTGCTGA encodes:
- a CDS encoding GNAT family N-acetyltransferase, with the translated sequence MVATRTWRPSHSVDGPFRARLDDIADLNQVFSDAFTERYRRDGMVGVRVPYLNPAVWRYAIADADAGAMLWRDDRGHIAAFNMIHRSGTEGWMGPLAVRTEYQGTGLGKEIVSRGIEWLKQSSARVIGLETMPRTMDNIGFYSRLGFVPGHLTLTTTLDAALSDRPALLLARRSAQEKEATIAECKSLLERLAPGYDYTREIQLTDELSLGDTVILRGSDGSLEGFALAHTVPLVEGRAREELRVLKLVLLHEEQFPDMARSLCDFARRGGTRRVALRVQGDYQATYQRLIGMGARVRWTDLRMSLAKHEEQHPSQALVLSNWEI